Below is a window of Candidatus Delongbacteria bacterium DNA.
AGATCAGGGTTGCGGAATAAAAAATGAATATGGTGATAATATTTTTATAGCTGGAGCTAGGCAATCTGAACATGAGAGTATTGAAGGTTCGGGATTAGGTCTTGCAATATGCAAGAGATTTACAGAAATGCATGATGGTTTTATTACATATGCAAATAATATTGATAAAGGTGTAACATTTACGATTTCATTCCCTAAGAAAGGCAAATCAAATGAAAAAGTATAGTGTAATTATCATTGATGATGAACAGGCAATAGGCGAGTATGTTACCATGAAGCTTGAAGAGTCTGAACCAAATTTTGAATGTAAGTATATTTCAAATCCTCTAAAAACTTTAAGATTATCGTCATCACCTGATCTTTTCATTATAGATATAGTAATGCCTGAAATTAATGGTATCGATCTTGCCGAGAGACTAAGACAAATTGATATTTTTAAAAACACTCCAATAATATTTTATTCATCGGAAAGAGGTACTGAGGAAAAACTTAGGGTGTTTTCTGACAAAGTAAAAGCCCTCGCATTTGTAAATAAAAATGAGGATGGTATAGAGTCATTGCTAAATGAAATTAAAAGTATTTTTTGGAAAAATGTGGTACAAACGAACAGTAAAGATTTAGTTCTTTTGAGAGAAGCTGGGAAGGCTTTGGAACATCACAGTGGACAACTTCTTCAAGTGATTAAAACTTATGCCGAGTTAATTGATAGAAAATTAAGTAAAAGTGATGATGAAATATCGAGGGTTTTAGCATCTTACAGCAAACATATTGTTAAAAATACTGAAAAATTGAAAGATACAATTTCGGGAATCAGAAGAGTAAAATCGCTAGAACTTTCGAATATTGGTGAAGGAGATAAAATTTTAAATATTATGGATAAAAATGATAAAGAGTAAATTGGATAAATATTGGAAATTATACGAAAAGGTTGATTTTATAAAGGATGATCCAATTAGTTTCCCTCACAGATTTATCGAAAATGAGGATATAATTACTGCTGGATTCATAGCTGCGGTCATTGCTCAGGGAAGAAGAACGGCAATTATGAAAAATCTAAATATTCTTTTTGGAATCATAGGTAGTACTCCAGCTAATTATATAGAAAATTTTGATTACAAAACAGAAAAGGAAAGACTTTTACCTTTTCTCCACTTTGCCTATAGGAACATAACTGAAAAAGAGATAACCCCTTTTTTCTATTTTCTTTCACAGATTATGAGAACATATGGAAACTTGTATAATTTTTTCAAATTATGTTATGTCGAAAACAATCCTGTTGAAACATTACATAATATTATGGATACTTTACATAAATGCTCTCTTCCTAAAGGCTATGAGTTTTCTCCAGCTTTAAAAATGATGCTGGCTCATCCTGCGAATGGCTCATCCTGTAAACGAATAAATATGTTTCTGAGATGGATGGTCAGAAAAAGTGAAGTGGATTTTGGAATATTTGATTTTTACAATAAAAGTGATCTTTTAATTCCGCTAGATACTCACGTAGCAAGAATATCAAGAGAACTCGGACTAACAAGTAGAAAGCAAAACGATATGAAAACAGCTGTAGAAATTACGGAATCTTTAAAAAAAATTGATGAGAGTGATCCTATTAAATATGACTTTGCTCTTTTCGGATACGGAATTAACAAAGGAGAAGATTTATGAATTGCCCAATAAATAGAGGTCCGGGACTTTTTGACTATATCTTGTCAACATTTTTCCTGATTATGAGTGTCACAGAGTTTCAGGAAGGAAGATTTTTATCAGGGACAGGTGCTATAATATTTGCTCTAAATGGATTCGCCCTTCAGCAAGTTATGAAAAGAACAAAAATTAGCATAAAGTATATTTCTATAATGAGAGTAATTGTATCCTTTCTAGCGATTTCACTTATCATTGTAGATTATAGGGGTAAAATTTATGGATAAAATATTTGTCAGTTGTGGTGATTTCAACGGAATTGGTCCGGAAATTACTTTAA
It encodes the following:
- a CDS encoding response regulator; the encoded protein is MKKYSVIIIDDEQAIGEYVTMKLEESEPNFECKYISNPLKTLRLSSSPDLFIIDIVMPEINGIDLAERLRQIDIFKNTPIIFYSSERGTEEKLRVFSDKVKALAFVNKNEDGIESLLNEIKSIFWKNVVQTNSKDLVLLREAGKALEHHSGQLLQVIKTYAELIDRKLSKSDDEISRVLASYSKHIVKNTEKLKDTISGIRRVKSLELSNIGEGDKILNIMDKNDKE
- a CDS encoding TIGR02757 family protein, whose translation is MIKSKLDKYWKLYEKVDFIKDDPISFPHRFIENEDIITAGFIAAVIAQGRRTAIMKNLNILFGIIGSTPANYIENFDYKTEKERLLPFLHFAYRNITEKEITPFFYFLSQIMRTYGNLYNFFKLCYVENNPVETLHNIMDTLHKCSLPKGYEFSPALKMMLAHPANGSSCKRINMFLRWMVRKSEVDFGIFDFYNKSDLLIPLDTHVARISRELGLTSRKQNDMKTAVEITESLKKIDESDPIKYDFALFGYGINKGEDL